Proteins encoded in a region of the Streptomyces violaceoruber genome:
- a CDS encoding MDR family MFS transporter: MAEKTEAATGGAGAGKQPRSVRVVLLALMIAMMLAMLDNMIIGTAMPTIVGELGGLEHLSWVVTAYTLATAASTPLWGKLGDMYGRKGVFMTSIVIFLAGSALSGMAQDMGQLIGFRAVQGLGAGGLMVGVMAIIGDLIPPRERGKYQGMIAGVMALSMIGGPLVGGTITDHWGWRWSFYINIPLGVIALIAISAVLHLPKKRSEARIDYLGAALLTIGITAIVLVTTWGGTEYAWTSARIMELIGIGVAALVGFVFWQTRAAEPILPLHIFRSRNFTLMSVIGFIVGFVMFGATLFLPLYQQSVQGASATNSGLLLLPMLGAMLVTSMVAGRVTTSTGRYKIFPVAGGALMTVGLYLLSTMDTDTTRFTSGLYMAVVGLGMGCLMQITMLVAQNSVEMKDMGVASSSTNLFRTLGSSFGVAIMGALFNNRVQDVMAERAAGSGAKATEQSATLTADALNALPAAIRDAYQHAVSAGTHTAFLLGSAVAVLALVASFFVKEVPLKGAGPKAADAPADGDGDPATAKAPVTEAV; the protein is encoded by the coding sequence ATGGCCGAGAAAACGGAGGCGGCGACCGGTGGAGCCGGCGCCGGCAAGCAGCCGAGGAGCGTGCGGGTCGTCCTGCTCGCCCTCATGATCGCGATGATGCTCGCGATGCTCGACAACATGATCATCGGCACCGCGATGCCCACGATCGTGGGCGAGCTGGGCGGCCTGGAGCACCTCTCCTGGGTCGTCACCGCCTACACCCTGGCCACCGCGGCCTCCACCCCGCTGTGGGGCAAGCTCGGCGACATGTACGGGCGCAAGGGCGTCTTCATGACGTCGATCGTGATCTTCCTGGCCGGCTCGGCGCTCAGCGGCATGGCCCAGGACATGGGCCAGCTCATCGGCTTCCGCGCGGTCCAGGGCCTGGGCGCCGGCGGTCTGATGGTCGGCGTCATGGCCATCATCGGCGACCTGATACCGCCCAGGGAGCGCGGCAAGTACCAGGGCATGATCGCCGGTGTCATGGCGCTCTCGATGATCGGCGGACCGCTGGTCGGCGGCACCATCACCGACCACTGGGGCTGGCGCTGGTCCTTCTACATCAACATTCCGCTCGGCGTGATCGCGCTGATCGCCATCAGCGCCGTACTGCACCTGCCGAAGAAGCGCAGCGAGGCCCGGATCGACTACCTGGGCGCCGCACTGCTGACCATCGGCATCACCGCCATCGTGCTCGTCACCACCTGGGGCGGCACCGAGTACGCCTGGACCTCCGCGCGGATCATGGAGCTGATCGGCATCGGCGTCGCCGCGCTGGTCGGGTTCGTGTTCTGGCAGACCAGGGCCGCCGAGCCGATCCTGCCGCTGCACATCTTCCGCAGCCGCAACTTCACGCTGATGTCCGTCATCGGCTTCATCGTCGGCTTCGTGATGTTCGGCGCCACCCTCTTCCTGCCGCTGTACCAGCAGTCGGTGCAGGGCGCGTCCGCCACCAACTCCGGGCTGCTGCTCCTGCCCATGCTGGGCGCGATGCTCGTCACGTCGATGGTCGCCGGTCGCGTCACCACCAGCACCGGCCGTTACAAGATCTTCCCGGTGGCGGGCGGCGCGCTGATGACGGTCGGCCTGTACCTGCTGTCGACCATGGACACCGACACCACCCGCTTCACCTCCGGCCTGTACATGGCCGTCGTCGGTCTCGGCATGGGCTGCCTGATGCAGATCACCATGCTGGTGGCGCAGAACAGCGTGGAGATGAAGGACATGGGCGTCGCGTCCTCCTCCACCAACCTCTTCCGCACCCTCGGCTCCTCCTTCGGCGTCGCGATCATGGGCGCGCTGTTCAACAACCGCGTCCAGGACGTCATGGCCGAGCGGGCCGCGGGCTCGGGCGCCAAGGCGACGGAGCAGTCGGCGACGCTGACGGCGGACGCGCTGAACGCGCTGCCGGCGGCGATCCGCGACGCCTACCAGCACGCGGTGTCCGCCGGCACCCACACCGCGTTCCTGCTGGGCTCCGCGGTGGCCGTCCTCGCGCTGGTCGCGTCGTTCTTCGTGAAGGAGGTCCCGCTCAAGGGCGCGGGCCCCAAGGCGGCCGACGCCCCGGCAGACGGTGACGGCGACCCGGCCACGGCGAAGGCCCCGGTGACCGAGGCCGTCTGA